The Caminicella sporogenes DSM 14501 sequence TTTTACTGGATGTAGCGAAAAACATCTAACAAAAATTACTGTCGCAGAAGTAACACACTCTGTTTTCTATACTCCTCAATATATAGCAGCAACAGAAGGGTTCTTTGAAAAAGAAGGTTTAAAAGTAAACTTTATAAACACAAAAGGCGCAGATAAAACTATGAGTGCTCTTCTCTCAAATCAAGCAGATATAGGTTTTATGGGACCAGAAGCTTCTATATACGTATATAATCAAGGTAAAGATGATTATGCAATAAACTTTGCACAGCTTACTCAAAGAGATGGCTCATTTCTAATATCTAGGAAAAAAATAGACAATTTTGAGTTTAAAATACTCAAAGGAAAAACTATTATTGGAGGAAGAAAAGGTGGCATGCCAGAAATGACCTTAGAATATGTTCTAAGAAAACACGGTTTAGAACCGGGTAAAGATGTAACAGTAAGAACTGATATTCAATTTTCTGTAATGGCAGGTGCTTTCAAAAGCGGAGAAGGAGATTTTGTAACTCTATTCGAACCGACAGCTACAATGATGGAAAAAGAAGGTGCAGGATATATAGTTGCTTCTATAGGTAAAGAAGGTGGTTATATACCTTATACATGCTACTGTGCTAAAAAAAGTTATATTGAAAAAAATCCCGAAATAATTCAATCTTTTACTAATGCAATCTATAAAGCATTAAAATGGGTTGAAA is a genomic window containing:
- a CDS encoding ABC transporter substrate-binding protein, with amino-acid sequence MVKNFKTIALFTSFFLILSLTFTGCSEKHLTKITVAEVTHSVFYTPQYIAATEGFFEKEGLKVNFINTKGADKTMSALLSNQADIGFMGPEASIYVYNQGKDDYAINFAQLTQRDGSFLISRKKIDNFEFKILKGKTIIGGRKGGMPEMTLEYVLRKHGLEPGKDVTVRTDIQFSVMAGAFKSGEGDFVTLFEPTATMMEKEGAGYIVASIGKEGGYIPYTCYCAKKSYIEKNPEIIQSFTNAIYKALKWVENHRAEEIAKSLQSYFPDADLEVLTTLVKRYKEQDTWKPDLILTEEGLNHLMNIIDQAIGLEKKAPYNKIVTTEFAKNAMKK